The segment GCCCATCGATAAAGAGAGTAAGCGTTTTTTCATTAAATTGATGTTAGCTGTGAAATTGTTTAGGTCAAATCTAAGGATCAAACTTAAATCTGGTCTAATCTATTATTTGTATTTCGGCAGACCTATACTGAAAATTGATTCTTTACATTTGTTACAAATCAAAATGCGAAGGATGAAAAGAAAAGTTCTACTCTTAAATACGTTCATGGTCATTGGTCTTTCAGGATTTGCTCAGAGCTTGTCTGTAGCCAGTTTGGATCGCAATGTTTGGTCGTCTGTAGAAGAGACCGTGTCGCAATCTGTAGGAGTTATTGAAAATGTTGGTTCTTCCACTATTGCTGTCAAGGTCAGACGAATTACGGTTGATACTGTTCCAGGAACCCAGAATTATTTCTGCTGGGAACAGTGCTACATTCCATCTACGAATGTATCGCCAACTGCCATGATAATGACACCTGGTCAACAGATCGATCAATTCTATGCTGATTATAAGCCGAACGGAAACGCAGGAGTAAGTGTGCTTACCTATTGTTTTTATGATGTGGATAACGAAGCGGATTCAGTTTGCGCCACGGTTCGTTTCCATGCCAGCGCGGTTG is part of the Flavobacteriales bacterium genome and harbors:
- a CDS encoding T9SS type A sorting domain-containing protein, which gives rise to MKRKVLLLNTFMVIGLSGFAQSLSVASLDRNVWSSVEETVSQSVGVIENVGSSTIAVKVRRITVDTVPGTQNYFCWEQCYIPSTNVSPTAMIMTPGQQIDQFYADYKPNGNAGVSVLTYCFYDVDNEADSVCATVRFHASAVGIQDVFRGNESGISESYPNPAKSVANINYALRVGWKQADLTVYSMLGSQVKKVKLKEDQGTYKLDVSTLPSGMYFYTLEVDGKAISTKKMLVTK